The following DNA comes from Vespa velutina chromosome 11, iVesVel2.1, whole genome shotgun sequence.
ACATTGTAATACATGGCAATTTATAAAAGTTActttcatgaattttttattcacgAATTCATTCATCTAAATAagctaattatttattttgaaaaaagaaaagaaaaagaaaatatcgattaaaacgattcgTAGCATTGAGGAAAGTGATGGCACGAGCACACAGACAAGCTTGGGCCTGGCAAGATGAATGGTATGGTTTGACAATGGAAGATATCAGAGAAATTGAACGGCAAACTCAGTTAGCACTTCAACAAAAGATGGGTCTTGCTGATTCCGGTGAAGAAGTAActcatgatgatgatgaggacACGAATACAGGGAATACCGGAATGACACCTCAAGAATCGAACGTCGCTAGGACATTCGCAGCCACTTTGAGCAGTATCGAAAAAAATGAGGACCTTCAGAGTCCAATGAGTATTAGGAAACCTTCGGATATACCGATCATCAATACGGCTGTTAGTTCAGAAGGTGAAGCTAGTCCTGAGGATTCTCCAACGGAACCATCTAATGCTAGGTAATTTCTTACTTTATCGtcagatatttcattttaatgtattattaatattttatcatattaatataataaaattaaaatatagttaattataatatttatatttatacattgtcCTCATTTCATTATTGTTCTAAACTGTTAttcttcatataaataatacttatttatccagataaaaataattttctttttatcgccaattgtatatatttagcccgatcgacgaaaaaaatgaaaagaaatcatGGAAGAAAAATACAGCAAGTCATTCACCTAGTTCAGCAAAAAATATGGATATACAAATCGCAAATTGGAGAATGGAGAGTATCGTTAGAGAATCCGAAACCAGTAGCGAAGAGGAATTCTTTGATTGCCAGGGTAAGAGTTccattttcttccatttcctttctttatttatcagaataaattaatcataaaaaaataagcatGATCGTAGATCGAAACAGTTGAtgtatcattataaaaaaaaaaaaagaaaaagaaaaagaaaaaaagaaccaatTTTTCTAAGctctttcttaatatatttaaaaaagaaaaaaattcattttgcatcgttttattatctaaCCTGCATCTCGTAGATACTTTAAtaccttctttattttataaattcgcATACTCTGTAACACTTTGTGGACATATGAAACTCGGTCATTTgacttgataataataaaaataaaaataaaagtaaaaataaaaaaaatagaaaaaatgagtTTGGTCCACAAAATGTAAACAGTTATAACTCTGGTATTAGGAAAGAACGTTTGAAATGTCTAATTCTAAAAAtctatcgtttctctctttctctctcactctctctcccactctctctctctcccactctccctctctcactctttctctctctctctctctctctctctctctctctctctttctttctctatttatctatctatctatctctctttttttcataggTATTAACATCAGCttaaaaagacaataatagCATGTGTTGACTATTTCGAACAGTCTTTTTTATGTCTAccttctctgttttttcttgCACTCCACACACACACCGCAGCTGGGTTCATTATACCTACTATACGTAAAGGTAGGACGCGTAGTTAACGATGAATTGTTCATCaccattagaaaaaaatacgaacaGCAGCTAGAACAAACAagtgaaagtatttttttcaaaagaaaatataaaaaaaagaaataataataataataaagaactgTGCACtctgtatatatgcattattaattttctaatcacTTTATTCATacactttatatattatatcatttttaataaatttctagaATTGTCTAATTCTAGAATTCAGCATGAAGATTCCCGAGCATGATCTATACGCATGGCTACATAAAGTTTATTGGCTgtacgatgaaaatatttgtaactAACATCGGACGATGTAACAACCTGTTGCATGATGTATTCACGTTAGCACTTGGGCCATAGAAGTAATCGATATTTGGTTACATCATGTACACGAAGTTTAGAAAGCACTGAAAGAGTAATTTTATGGAATttaatgatcattttttttttaattttttagtcGCTTCTATGTTACACACATAATAAAtacactattattataataatgataataataataataatgatatgaatcaaatatgaaaaaaaataaataaaaaaagaaaagcaatagTGCACAATCGACATTAATTATATGTGATTATACTTTAGAGCACTTTGAAGATAACTCTTCATTAGCTAAATGGAGTTCTTTGGATCTTCTAGCAGAAGAGGATGATGGTGCTTCTCCTGTGGCACCAACAAACAACGTGGAAGGTAATATTTTgcattcttaatttttatcatttaattaaatgtttttaaatattatatgaatgatTATACCATAAAATCATTGTATTTCCATTAGGTCTATCAAAAAGTTctgtttgattttttattaaaaacaaaaatttgttttatattgaaaaataatatcatataatcattttttttttatcattagatacattaatttatgtaattaattttcacaGAAGCAGATACGATATTCTCACCGTCGTTTCTACAGCCAATAGCAAGCGAACGTAGTAAAAGATTGCAAATTCACACCTCGACGAGCGTTGACGTTTCTTGTCCAACGTCACCTCAACATTCTCCAACTCATCAGTCGTGTAAAACTACAGTACTTTTGATTGTGATGCATGCCGGAAGCGTTCTAGGtaattgtcattttatttgatatttatttatacttattaaatgatacttatttattgatatttaagtaatatttaaGTTATTTATTGATACGTATTAAATGACaaacataattaattcattatagaTGCCAATGTTGATTTGACGGCTAAGAAATCGGATGTAACAACTTTCAGAGGTGCCTTCGAGTCTGTTATGAGACAACATTATCCTAGTATGGTCGGACATGTctctataaaatttgtttcatgtcCGTCAATATGTACTGAAGGTCTAGGTGTTCTTTCGaggtaaaaagaattaattataattcactTGCCGATTagattatcaattaaataaattttaatgtaaatcaACGTATTAATCAGAatttatacgaaagaaaaaataaataacagattatttttttaatattataaaataaaaaaaaaataaaaattaattaaattttatcgttcaGTTTAAGTCCATACAGTTTCGATATGTCTCCATCATGCATGGATGCACCTCAAGTAACGAACGATACTATACCAATCGGTGCAATACCATTACTGGCAAGTGCAAGCTCGGATTACGAAGAAGCAGTCTCACGAGTAGTTACCAATGCAAATCAGATTTAtcaagaatttataaaaagcgAGGAGGGTAAAGGTTTTAGTGGGCAAATTTGTTTCATCGGTGATTCCGTAGGTTCGATTTTGGCCTACGATGCTTTGTGTAGATCTACGCATTATCATTCGAGATATAAcagtgaaaataatatattggaaACGAGTAATCAAGGGACTGAAAATAATGGAATTTCTGAGGATGGTAAACATTTAAGTGCAACTTTACCTAGAAGAAGATCTTCTGGAACAAAGTAAGAAATAggattatattttgataaaattttagtaggaaatttattatactttttagaTAACTTTCCAAATtacatatactatacatatataagtatatgtatcctatatatgtatagtatataggtatatataggaatatatatctatataatgtaaaaaattaataaataatactatcttactataatactattatactattattatacgtattgtGTAATAgctaatattattgtatgatAGTATTGTGTAGAGTATTGTAGTAAAtgtatgtttttataatattttatatatagatataatattattttatataatagtataataaatacattattataatatatatttcttttatatatatatatatatatgtttatataaaaaataattatataattatatataaaaattatataataatataatatatatattaatatattaatatacatatatagtcaTATTATTCTCAAGATGAAACTTCTATTATCAGTGACAGTTGCCAGCAATGTAAATTAGAGTTCGAGGTAGGAGAGTTCTTCATGTTTGGCAGTCCATTAGCACTCGTTATGgcatatagaaaaatttcatctcacggagataaaaatagtaatatccCAAAGCCAATGGTGAATCAAGTTTACAATCTCTTTCATCCAAGCGATCCAGTAGCTGCAAGAATCGAACCATTGATTTCTGCAAGATTTTCTTTACTACCACCTGTTAATGTTGCTCGATATCAAAAGTATCCACTTGGAAATGGGCAACCTTATCATTTACGTAagtgtttttttattttctatgttttaaaaatagaaaggagaaattcataaaaattcttatcatttttcagTGGAAACGATTCAAAGCAATACACAATTATTTGCGGATGGATTAAACATTCCTAACATATACATGACAACGCCACTTCAACATGCTCATTTGAGAAGATTGTCGGATATATCGATTCACAGTACTATGTCTGGTATCGTCGATAATTTTCCTTTACAAGTTGTCTCTGCACGTAAGTCCTAGTCTATatccaataaataaatcaattctttctctctctctctctctttctctctctttctctctctccctcaatACCTTCTGatataaaattctatcttatattttattctacctattttatattatatttttctactctattctatctattctacaatatatatatatatatatatatatatatattatttattattttttattattattattattattattattattattattattattattattattattattatagaagatAGAACTATgtatttcttgtttatttttattttcattttttcgtgttaaatttagttttattattttaataatttcttttatggaaaattaatttttcctctttatacTTTCCGTAaagtaatgtataataaaagattaaaaaaaaaaaaaaagaaaagaaagaaagaaagaaagaaagaaaaaccgaCACAAAGATTGAATTTCCAGTGACGCAAAAATGGTGGGGAAACAAACGAATAGATTATGCTCTATATTGTCCAGAGGGTCTGGCAAATTTTCCTACAAATGCATTACCCCATCTCTTTCATGCTAGTTATTGGGAATCATCAGACGTAATAGCGTTTATATTAAGACAGCTGGGTCGGTTCGATTTACCTATACTTggtaacgaagaaaaagaactttcaTGTTTCCGTCCAGGTCAACCaagagaaaaatggaataaaaaacgCACTTCGGTCAAACTAAAggttcatattatatttatatatatatatatatatatatatatattttttttttattatcgaatttagTTCTCCTTGTTCGCAATGAAATTAACGtcatgttataaattatttagaatgtTGCTGCTAATCATAGAGCCAATGATGTAATCGTGGGAGAAGGTGTACCTCAAGTATTAGTGGCCAGATTTATGTACAGTCCTATAGACGTGATAGCTTTAACAGGTAAACAATCAATGATTATTCGCGACgatcatctttttattattattattattattattattattattattattattattattattattattattattattattattattattattattgttattattattattatcattaacatatatatatatgttatttaacattgttatttttttctttttttccatgcCCAGGGGAAAAAGTAGACATTCATATTATGAAGGATCCACCTGTTGGCGAATggtcatttttaaatacagaAATTACAGATAAAAATGGTAGAATAACTTATAGAATACCCGATGACAAAGCTCTCGGTTATGGACTTTATCCTGTAAAAATGATAGTTAGGTAATTAATAGGCCCAAAATTTTCCctcatttatattcattgatattaattgatattgaaaagaaaaaatgttgttATTTAGAGGAGATCACACTTCCGTTGACTTCTTTTTGGCTGTGATACCTCCGAAAACAGAATGTGTGGTCTTCAGTATCGATGGATCGTTCACAGCAAGTATGTCAGTTACCGGGAAGGATCCGAAAGTTAGAGCTGGCGCTGTTGATGTTGTCAGGTAaacgtttttaaaataatctcattctttcattatatgaaataatcctTTGATCGGTAATCACTTAGTTCATTATGTTACTCATAGGCACTGGCAAGAATtaggatatttaattatatacatcaCCGCTCGACCCGATATGCAACAGAAGAAAGTTGTATCCTGGCTATCTCAGCATAACTTCCCTCACGGTTTGGTGTCTTTCGCGGATGGGCTCTCTACGGATCCGCTAGGTCATAAAGCagcatatttaaataatttagtcCAGGTAAGAAGACAATGATAATggcaatgataatgataattagcccataaaaaattaatattttcttactaacattttcttatcattCTGGATTTAATTCGGtcatattcaaaatatttttctacaatCAATTGATATagcaataaatttataaattaattaaatgtcatTAATTACAGGAACACGGTGTAATAATACATCAAGCATACGGTAGTAGTAAAGACATAAGTGTTTACACGTCAATAAATCTCAAGCCAAATCAAATATTCGTTATCGGTGGAGCATCGAAAAAACATCATGCTCTGGCGACAATACTTCACGATGGTTATGCCGCACACTTGAGCATCCTACAAGCACATGGTGGTTCGAGACCAGCCAAAGGCAATGCAAGGATGGTAATACCACGTGGACAATTTGGTTTGCCCGGTCAGAATGCATCTTTACGGCGAAGAAGGTATGTCCTTTGATATTTATacttcattatttcattattattcaaacTCGTGTTTATTACGTAAAATATGTGAAATATTCGATAGTCTCGCTAATTAATCTGATTTCGATCTTGAAactaattcaaagaaaaattcgtattGAAAATCTACAGAAAATGCAGTATATGTGGATGTAAAATATTGCGTTTCtacatctatctttctccttcactcattcactttttacaatattttctacgtaattatttaattaataattaagaaaattaataatacgctGAAAGCTACGAATccgataagacgataatatAACTAGATATGAACGATGATATATAACcatattcttataatttataataatattttttttctttcttctatgcTTTCTATAAGAAATCTtcattaagaatataaaaaaacgatATGGATTACCAAATATGGAaatcatttttgaaataaaaacataaaagattTAACGTCGATGacattcgataaataatatatgtaaattacatATTTGCCATTCTATATCGTTTTAGATTTTAGAGTTTGTCAAAGTGTGATGTTTgcagtgtgtgtgtgtatatgtgtgtgtgtgaatacGAAAATACTGGCTTTGTTCCAGTAATGACACAAGCATCAGCTCCTCAGCGTGCAACAGTGTATACTCAAAGTGGAAAGTTACCTTAGTGACATCTAACACACGCCTATAATCTGCGTACAATTAAATTACTCGCATTGGTAACTATCTCTCctgcctttctttctttctttgtccttctctttcgttccttcttcttttgctatctttattttctttctttctctctctctctctctctctctctctctctctctctctctttctctctctctctttcgctaaCATCACACTGAATTTATGGATAGAAAGatcgattttaaatttaaaaataaaaaaaaaaaaaagaaaataagatgaattgtttaaaaattaactcaaaattttttattcgtcaattaatattatcgttctgTTCATTGCACGTAGGCATGCTGATTTTGGTTTTCGAtgtctagaaaaaaaaaaaaaggaaaaatagataattgactgataaaaaaaatgtgagaaaatattcttttataaaaaaatctttctatctttaacaTGCTGCAAGTGTGCCGTGCTGTGATACTGGCTGATACTCGATGGACACTCAAGAGATGTCTAAAATTCAAGAATTTCTTCGTTACAGGTACATGCTATGAGGATATAAACGCGTCTTATATGACATAGCTAATGAAAACATCGTATGCTCTTGAAAAACGAGCGACGATTATTCGAGCTCGCacaaacgaagaaaacgaaaaacaaacgaacaaacaaacaaacaaacaaacaaaaaatatatttaaaaaaaaagcaaaaaaaattaaaaaagaaaaaaaaagaaaaaaaaaagaatttaaaaaaatacaaaaaatcttataattGCTTTCTCTATgaatcatataaaaagaacaaaaaaaaaaaaaaaagagaaaaagaaagaaagtaagaaagaaaaaataataatatgtcaaGGACTTGTGATTAAAAAATCCGCTTTGACTGTTTAGATGCGTTCAGTGATTAGAGTTTTCTCGTCTAATCTATCGAGATTATCTGATCCTGTTTTTAGTCATCAAGGTAAACAggtgtattaatattatttttgtatcaaattttattagagACTGAATGTTCTGTggattttgttattattattattattattattattattattattttattttttcttttttcttttttattttatcgaagagAGTTTGACGAATCACCTACGATAGAAGATTAAAGTAAATTGAAGGATCTAATTTAGATAACTGCGtgaagtattatatttaacattagCGTAAGCGCATTACGTAAAGGATATTCATATTTTGTAAtgtaatatgcatatatatgcatataaatgtataatatacaatacgtgtgtatgtgtatgtgtgtgcatacGCACAcctcaatataattattctttcctaatcatttttttattattatgattattcggaatatataaatatatacatacatatatatatatatatatatatatatatatatatatatatattccgaataaaaaatagtatcttacgtaataatatttttattcgtaatattcaattctaataattttcatttgattttctcataaataaaaaagaaaaattctaaatcgGTGATTCGGTTGATCTCTAATCGTTGTATTTATTTGCAAATTAAGATGTCGTCATAGATTAGAAATTTCAACATTATTTGCACGATTTCATAGTTTCGAATTAATCATTAACGAAATATCACAATTCAAAAGACATACACAGTGTGTAAATCAGCATTTAAAGAAGGACCTTCTCTCCTCTTACTGTTTctattaatctctctctctcccactctctctctctctctctctctctttctctctctctttctctctctctctctctctctctctctctctctctctctctctctctctctctctctctctctaattatcACAATTATGCATTAGATTTCACTTATCACGCTTGTTATTAGAACATCTTTATTTAGCAGCAATGAAGATCAACAAGCTACTTCTGTTACGATCGATTTATCAATCGACTAATtatttaagtaattaattaattaatgaattgatatcttttttagcgtatatacatatatatgtatttatatatataatattctatttttatatatatatatagaaatagaatagTCGTCCGGATCACttgatctatataataattgataatattaattctttaattaatacaaatttttattttaattatggcAATTGATGtgattaaaataacaaattgtaaaaaattaattaagcaTCGATATGAAATTCTAAAGCTTTATATCCAGATATATGAGGATGGAGACACAAAAAACTTGCGAAATGTCcgatttatatatagttatttttgTTCACCTTTTCTTAAAAAGTTTTGGAATttcattggaaaaataaagaataataataataataataataataataataataatgaaaaaaagaaatcattaaagGATTCCATAGCTCCTAGTCATTTCTGATGTAAACGAAAAATGCTTTGAATGAAGAGCACGATCCATTGTCTCCGTACTGCTTTTTATCCACGAATGACCTTTGTTACGTCATCAACGTCATGCTTTCagcgtagaaaaaaaattcaaaacgtTTATAAACCCGAACAATAACGCATAAAAATTCTCTAATGTTCTAGTATCCATTCATTTTCATGATACTAACATTCTACATTCACATTCTGTATTTCCTGTCGCCTACAttgcatttctctctctctctctctctctctgtctcctcactttctctctctctctctctctctctctctctctctctctctctctctctatctatctatctatctatctatctatctatctatctatctatctatctatctatctatctatctatctatctatctatctatctatctatctatctatctatctaactaacGATAACCTCATAATTTTGAGAATCATCAATACtatcgataatgtcgatacTTTGCGAGCTATCGATTTCAATTTtcgatttcattaaaaatgattcaaacaattttcttaCCAAAGCACgattaagatagaaaaaaaaagacaaaaataacaatagcaTCATCAAGTTGTTTGTTTTATCTAATCCCGGATGTTCTAAATTAGATGAATGTTAAATATGGCGGATGCATATGTAACTGTTTACCTATTTAACAATGGAACTTTGCgtaatatcgatcgaacgtaATAAAAGATTGCTAAGATTCTAATTTTATACCTAAATGAAATTGTTTCGATATGATTCTACGCAAggatgttaaaaaattatttagaattgAATGATAAAATTGCATATCATTCAATTAGaacatataatgtattttatatatatatatacattaaacaatttatatacatacatatatatatatatatatatatatatatatgtgcaaaaTATGTTCTTATTCcgtagaataaattaaatgataaaaaatctaatataatgaaaattggCAGCTCTTTTAGAACGGCGAAACGAGCGATTTCTCAACCAACTGTGGGAAAAATCTTTCCTTTGGAACGAAGTACGAGCTTAGGACCACCAAGTTCGCTTCCAAACGTACCGCATTCGGCGCCACCAATCAAAAATACCGCCACGGAAAAGCTCTGACGACTTACACGCTGCCGCTCTTTTTTCGACTCCTTGCATTGATTTACGTGTATTCGCAATGTCCTTCATCGATTCCTATTTTAACTTACGTAACACAATTAACTTGATATCAACGCGATatcgataggaaaaaaaagggaaaaagtaagagaaaaaaaccaGAAGCTGCAAAAATTcccatttttttactttggaCTATACGTCATCATTGTAAACAACTAC
Coding sequences within:
- the LOC124953061 gene encoding protein retinal degeneration B isoform X2, with translation MLIKEYRIPLPLTVEEYQIAQLYMIAKKSREESRGTGSGVEIIVNEPYTNGPGGNGQYTHKIYHVGSHLPGWFKSLLPKSALIAKEEAWNAYPYTKTRYTSPFVEKFSIEIETYYFPDNGYQENVFKLNGADLRNRVVDLIDIVKDQIDYVKEEDPKLYISEKTGRGPLTDTWLEDYWSEIKGKQQPTSSGKSLMCAYKLCRVEFRYWGMQTKLEKFIHDMALRKVMARAHRQAWAWQDEWYGLTMEDIREIERQTQLALQQKMGLADSGEEVTHDDDEDTNTGNTGMTPQESNVARTFAATLSSIEKNEDLQSPMSIRKPSDIPIINTAVSSEGEASPEDSPTEPSNASPIDEKNEKKSWKKNTASHSPSSAKNMDIQIANWRMESIVRESETSSEEEFFDCQEHFEDNSSLAKWSSLDLLAEEDDGASPVAPTNNVEEADTIFSPSFLQPIASERSKRLQIHTSTSVDVSCPTSPQHSPTHQSCKTTVLLIVMHAGSVLDANVDLTAKKSDVTTFRGAFESVMRQHYPSMVGHVSIKFVSCPSICTEGLGVLSSLSPYSFDMSPSCMDAPQVTNDTIPIGAIPLLASASSDYEEAVSRVVTNANQIYQEFIKSEEGKGFSGQICFIGDSVGSILAYDALCRSTHYHSRYNSENNILETSNQGTENNGISEDGKHLSATLPRRRSSGTNDSCQQCKLEFEVGEFFMFGSPLALVMAYRKISSHGDKNSNIPKPMVNQVYNLFHPSDPVAARIEPLISARFSLLPPVNVARYQKYPLGNGQPYHLLETIQSNTQLFADGLNIPNIYMTTPLQHAHLRRLSDISIHSTMSGIVDNFPLQVVSALTQKWWGNKRIDYALYCPEGLANFPTNALPHLFHASYWESSDVIAFILRQLGRFDLPILGNEEKELSCFRPGQPREKWNKKRTSVKLKNVAANHRANDVIVGEGVPQVLVARFMYSPIDVIALTGEKVDIHIMKDPPVGEWSFLNTEITDKNGRITYRIPDDKALGYGLYPVKMIVRGDHTSVDFFLAVIPPKTECVVFSIDGSFTASMSVTGKDPKVRAGAVDVVRHWQELGYLIIYITARPDMQQKKVVSWLSQHNFPHGLVSFADGLSTDPLGHKAAYLNNLVQEHGVIIHQAYGSSKDISVYTSINLKPNQIFVIGGASKKHHALATILHDGYAAHLSILQAHGGSRPAKGNARMVIPRGQFGLPGQNASLRRRSSFRTAKRAISQPTVGKIFPLERSTSLGPPSSLPNVPHSAPPIKNTATEKL
- the LOC124953061 gene encoding protein retinal degeneration B isoform X8, giving the protein MARAHRQAWAWQDEWYGLTMEDIREIERQTQLALQQKMGLADSGEEVTHDDDEDTNTGNTGMTPQESNVARTFAATLSSIEKNEDLQSPMSIRKPSDIPIINTAVSSEGEASPEDSPTEPSNASPIDEKNEKKSWKKNTASHSPSSAKNMDIQIANWRMESIVRESETSSEEEFFDCQAGFIIPTIRKEHFEDNSSLAKWSSLDLLAEEDDGASPVAPTNNVEEADTIFSPSFLQPIASERSKRLQIHTSTSVDVSCPTSPQHSPTHQSCKTTVLLIVMHAGSVLDANVDLTAKKSDVTTFRGAFESVMRQHYPSMVGHVSIKFVSCPSICTEGLGVLSSLSPYSFDMSPSCMDAPQVTNDTIPIGAIPLLASASSDYEEAVSRVVTNANQIYQEFIKSEEGKGFSGQICFIGDSVGSILAYDALCRSTHYHSRYNSENNILETSNQGTENNGISEDGKHLSATLPRRRSSGTNDSCQQCKLEFEVGEFFMFGSPLALVMAYRKISSHGDKNSNIPKPMVNQVYNLFHPSDPVAARIEPLISARFSLLPPVNVARYQKYPLGNGQPYHLLETIQSNTQLFADGLNIPNIYMTTPLQHAHLRRLSDISIHSTMSGIVDNFPLQVVSALTQKWWGNKRIDYALYCPEGLANFPTNALPHLFHASYWESSDVIAFILRQLGRFDLPILGNEEKELSCFRPGQPREKWNKKRTSVKLKNVAANHRANDVIVGEGVPQVLVARFMYSPIDVIALTGEKVDIHIMKDPPVGEWSFLNTEITDKNGRITYRIPDDKALGYGLYPVKMIVRGDHTSVDFFLAVIPPKTECVVFSIDGSFTASMSVTGKDPKVRAGAVDVVRHWQELGYLIIYITARPDMQQKKVVSWLSQHNFPHGLVSFADGLSTDPLGHKAAYLNNLVQEHGVIIHQAYGSSKDISVYTSINLKPNQIFVIGGASKKHHALATILHDGYAAHLSILQAHGGSRPAKGNARMVIPRGQFGLPGQNASLRRRSSFRTAKRAISQPTVGKIFPLERSTSLGPPSSLPNVPHSAPPIKNTATEKL